TGTTCGACGTCGCCATCATCGGAGGAGGCCCTGCGGGGCTGGCGGTCGCCATCGGTGCGGCGCTGCGCGGCCTCTCGGTACACGTCTTCGACAAGCAGGCCTTCCCCATCGACAAGGCGTGCGGCGAGGGGCTGATGCCGTCGGGGCTCTCGGCGCTCGAGCGGCTGGGCGTGCGCAAACACCTCGTCACCTCCGACACGTCACCGTTCACCTCCATCACCTACGTGCAGG
The nucleotide sequence above comes from Pseudomonadota bacterium. Encoded proteins:
- a CDS encoding FAD-dependent oxidoreductase, encoding MFDVAIIGGGPAGLAVAIGAALRGLSVHVFDKQAFPIDKACGEGLMPSGLSALERLGVRKHLVTSDTSPFTSITYVQ